In the genome of Maribacter forsetii DSM 18668, the window ACTTTTTCTACGGAAAATTGGAATAGACCTAAGATAGAAGTGCAGACACTTATGCGCTTATTGGTGTCTTCTTTAAAGAAAGAACTTAAAACTTTTAACAAAAATAACGTACGCCTAAATACTATAGGTAACATAGATGCGCTTCCTGCTAAGGCATATAAAGAGTTGGTCGAAGTAATGGATCAAACAAAGCAAAACACAGGCATGACGTTAACTTTGGCTTTGAGCTATGGTGCTCGTGAGGAGTTGCAATCTATGGTGAAAGAGATAAGTACCAAAGTTAAAAATAATATAATTTCAATTGAAAACATTGACCAAGAAATTATAAATAGCCATCTTTACACGCATGATTTGCCAGACGTAGACTTGCTAATCCGTACTAGTGGAGAACATCGGATCAGCAATTTTTTATTATGGCAAATAGCATATGCAGAGTTATATTTTATTGACGTATATTGGCCTGATTTTAGAGAGCATCACTTAGTTGAGGCCATAAAAAACTACCAGAACAGAGAACGAAGATTTGGAAAAACAAGCGAACAACTCACTTAAAGATATGACCAGGTTCATATCATTGAACCACTTTTTAACTACCCTTTTATTTTTGACCACCTTTATTGCCGCCGCACAGGATGCTTCCTATGAGGACGGCAAAAGCTATATTTTAGGAGGTTTAGACGTTACCGGACTGCAAAGTTATAATGAGCAAACGGTGAAAACTTATACTGGGTTAAGAGTAGGTCAGCCTATTACATTGCCAGGAGAACAAATTAGCGAAGTCATAAAAAAATTATGGGGTCTAGAGCTTTTCAGTGAAATTGACATCTTTATTACTAATATAGAGGAGAACACCGTTTTCTTGGAATTGAACATAATTGAACGTCCAACATTGACTAATGTTAAGTTTTATGGTGTTAAAAAAGGTAAAGTTGAAAGCCTTATTAAGGATACTGACCTTAAAAAAGGGAAGAAAATTACTGAAAGTTTAATTTCCAATTCTAAAAACTATATCACCAATAAGTACAAAAAGCAAGGCTATTTAAATGCCGATGTTAATATTGCTACTTCTAAAGATACTACTGATACCAATACACAGTATATGGTAGTAAACGTTAATAAAGGAGATAAAGTTAAGATTCGTGATATCATATTTGAAGGTAATGAACAGTTGTCTGACAAGAAATTACGTAAAGCTTTAAAAAATACTAAGAAGAAAAAATTTGGTCGTTTCTGGAAAAAATCAAAATATATTCAAGAAGACTATGAAGAAGATCTTGGTCTACTTGTAGATAAATTTGCAGAGAATGGATATCGTGATGCCCGTGTTTTGTCTGATTCTATTATTAAAGTCGATGAAAATAACATTGATTTAAAGATAAAGGTAGAAGAGGGAGATAAGTACTATTTTGGTAATATCGACTTTGTAGGTAATACAGTATATACGGATCGTCAATTAAATCGAGTTTTGGGAATTCAAAAAGGCGATACTTATAATGGTGTATTATTACGTGAAAGAATTGCGGATAATTCTAAGCCAGACCCAAGTGACGTAACTAGTTTGTATCAAAACAATGGGTACTTGTTTTCTACTATTAATCCGGTAGAAATGTCTGCTGCTAACGATACTATAGATTTTGAAATAAGAATTATAGAAGGTAAAGAGACTTTCCTAGATCACGTTACGGTTTCAGGTAATGATAAAACCAATGATCATGTAATCTATCGTGAATTACGTACAAGACCTGGTCAAAAATACAATAAGGCAGATATTATTAGAACTATTCGTGAATTAGGTCAACTTGGCTTTTTTGATGCGGAGCAGATTACACCAGATGTTTTGAATGCCAACCCAAATGAAGGTACGGTAGATTTGGCATGGAACCTTGTTGAATCTGGTTCTAGCCAAATTGAATTACAAGGTGGTTATGGTGGCGGTGGTTTCATTGGTACTTTAGGACTATCGTTTAGTAACTTCTCTATTCAGAATTTATTTAATGGTGAAAAGTACAAACCAGTACCAATGGGTGATGGACAAACTTTTGCACTTCGTTTGCAGGCAAGTCAAACATACAGGGTTTATAGCTTAAACTTTGCTGAACCATGGTTAGGTGGTAAAAAGCCGGTACGTTTTAATTTAAGTATGTCTAGAACACAACAATTTGCAGCTTCTTTTGATACTAGTGGAGATATTGATATTGATAAAGATCAACAGTTTTCTATTACGGGTATAACTGCAGGTTTGGCAAAACGTGTACAATGGCCGGATGATTTCTTTACCATTTCACACTCACTAAGTTACCAGTTATATGATTTTAGAAATTACAACATAGGGCTGTTTAATTTTGGTGATGGTAAGGCTAACTCATTGGCGTACACTTTTGGTATCTCTAGAAGTTCACAGGGACCAAGTAGAATATTCCCTATGTCAGGATCAACATTTGAAATGTCTGCAAAATTCACTCCTCCTTGGTCTTTGTTTAGTAATAAAGATTATAGGTCTTTGCAGGATCGATCTGATGAGATTGAAGACATCGCATCGGTAAATAGAACAGCTGCTGAACAAGCAGAACTAGAAGAAATTGATCAAGAACGTTTTAGATGGTTAGAGTATTATAAGGTGAAGTTTAAAGGTGATTGGTATACTACTCTTGTTGATAAACTAGTACTTCGTAGTAATGCGGAATTTGGCTTTTTAGGGAACTATAATAGTGCCGTTGGTGATGTGCCTTTTGAAAGATTTTACGTAGGTGGTGATGGTTTAGGTAATTTTACACTAGATGGTAGAGATGTAGTTCAGCTTAGAGGTTATGATGAGCAAGCTATTACCCCTTATTCTGATGATGGGTCTGTAGAAGGGGCTTTACTTTATAATAAATTCTCGCTAGAGTTAAGATATCCACTAACATTGAAACCTTCTGCATCTATATATGGACTTGCATTTTTAGAAGGAGGTAATTCTTTCAACAATTTTCAGAACTTTAATCCGTTTGAATTAAAACGATCGGCCGGTGTGGGGCTGCGTATCTTTATGCCAGCATTTGGTTTGTTGGGTATTGATTTTGGTTATGGGTTCGATGAAGATCTAAATCCAGCGTCTTCAGGTCAAGGGCCAAGCGGATGGCAAACTCACTTCATTATTGGTCAACAGTTTTAATTTTCATTGAATTATTATATTCGTGCTTTATGCTAATCCTTTAATTTTAAAAGATTTAGTAATTTTGGCACGATATTTTCTATAGGATTAAACGACATTAACAATGAGTACAAAGACAAGAGTTCTATTAGTGGTTTCGGTCATCTTTATGACTATGCAGGGTTTTGCCCAAAGAGGGGTAAGAATGGCTTATGTAGATATGGAGTACATACTACAGAATGTAGATGAGTATAGAGAAGCGACCGAGCAGTTAGAAACCAAAGTACAACGTTGGAAGATTGAAGTTGAGCAGAAGCAAAGTGTTGTGGAGCAGATGAAGAAAGATTTAATGGCAGAGAAAGTGCTGTTAACTCCAGAGCTTATTGAAGAACGTGAAGAGGAAATTCAAATTTTGGAACGTGAGATGATCGAGTACCAACAAGATCGTTTTGGACCACAAGGAGATTTAGTATTGCAAAAAAGAAGGTTGATACAGCCTATACAAGATCAAGTGTTCAATGAAGTACAGAAAATTGGCACGAATAAAAAGTATGATTTTATTTTTGATAAATCTGCGGATGTTGTAATGTTGTATTCCGAAAAAAGGCATGATATCAGTGATTTGGTACTGAGAGGCATTGCTAGAACAAGAAAAATTAGCAAACCAACGAAAAAATCAAATGATCGTAGTAGATTAGATGATTTTGAAGGAGAAGAGGAAGAGGAAGTAAGTGAGGCATTACAAGAACGCTTGGATAAAGCAACACAAGCAGCCGAAACAAGAGAGAAAAGTGCAGCAGATGCGAAAGCGGAGCAACTAAAATTACGAGAAGAAAGAAAGAAAGCGTACGAAGAAAGAAGAAAGAAGTTGTTAGAGGAGCGCGAGGCTAAAAGGCAAGAAAAGTTGAAAGAAAGAAGTGACAATAAAGAAGAAGAAAATAGCGATACCGAAAAAGATGATAACGGTACTATTTAAATAGGTTTAACGACCGTACATTAACACTCAAAATTGAATTAAAATTACACTCATGAAACAAGTAAAACAAATTGTGGTAGCCTTATTGTTGTTCGTAGCAACGACAAGTTTTGTAAATGCCCAAAGTAAAGTAGCTCATATAGATGTTACTCAATTATTATCGGCAATGCCAGAAATGAAAGCTGCAGAAGCAGAGCTTAAGAAATTACAAGAAACTTACAATGCAGATATTGAAGGTTCAATGACAGAATTGCGTAACAAGTACACGCAATACCAAAACGAAGCTGCTGCGAAGTCTAAAGAAGAAAACGAAAAAAGAGCGGTAGAATTACAGGGTTACGAAAAGAATATTGGTGAAGCTCAACAAAGAGCTCAACAAGAATTCCAAAAGAAACAAGCTGAGTTATTTGCTCCTATATCTGAAAAAGCAAAAGCTGCTATAGAGCAAGTTGCAGCTGCACAGGGCTTTGATTATGTTATTGATGCGCAAGCAGGTGGTGGTTTAATCGTTGCAAAGGGTAAAGACCTTTTAGCTGATGTTAAAAAACAATTAGGTTTCTAATTAGAACCTCATAGAATATAAAAAAGCCATCTATTTAGATGGCTTTTTTTATGATTTAATTTTTCTCCTAATATTCTTCCACCGCAGGTCTTTGATGAATTTGCCTTCTTCTTCAGTTACTAAATAAGCAGTATTATTTCGTGTAGCTTGGATGTATCCCAGCATATTGTTCCAAAATGACTTTATAGATTTATTTTTCAAGGCCATTTTCAAAGAAGCAATAGTTGTGATTATAAATCCATAACGCATACTGTACATTGCTTTTCCCTGTAACCTTTTAGCTTTGGCGTTATATGCTTTTCCGGTGGGTCTTAAATGCTTTACCTTAAGTTGGGAGTCGGTAAGTATAGAAAACTCGTGAAACCTTGCTAAGAGCTCATCTACTGTATCCCATCCCATTGCGTTTTTCAATCCATCTATCGCCTTAAAACAAGCTTTAGAATAGGCTTTGATTGCGCCTCTAACATGATCTTTATCCATTGGGTGATTTAAAACCCATTTACCTGTGCTATTTTGCTCATAAATAAAGCCACCCGCAATACCCAAATTTTTATTTGTTTTAAAATGTGCGCTTATCACTTCAAAGTAATTAGAGGGTAAAATTACATCGGCATCTAATTTTACAATGAAATCGTAATTGTTATCTAATAAATTAAGCCCCTTGTTGAAAGCATTTATTACTTTGCTACCAGGCATGTGTTGTGTAGAAGAAGTAGAATTAAGTTTTTTAAACAAGGTGTTCCCAGAACAGTATTGGTCTATTATAGATTCTGTATTGTCGGTAGAGTTGTCATTGATTAAAATGACTTCTTTGGGTAAAAGCGTCTGCTGTAAAATTGAGTCTAGTGTGCTTTTTAAAAAAGCTTCTTCGTTGTGTATAGGAATAACTATGTAGTAATCCATATTTGATATAGTCTCTTATTTTCTGGTAGCGTAAACAATATAGTACCTAGGTGTAAATAACCTTAGAAAAGGTCTAAAGCCTAGCTTTTTTACAGGATTGGTCCATTTCATTGAATCTTGTATTTCCCAACCGGCTTTTTCCAATAACCAATCAAATTGCCAATCCTCAAACTCATGATAATGTCTATCCCATTTATCCGTTTTACTTCTATATGCGGGTGAAAACCAAAGCTTCAATGGAATACTTGCTACAAGTTTTTTAGATTTAGAATTGGATAAAAGGTGTAACGGCGCTAACAAATGCTCAAATATTTCAAATGCTGTCATTACCTCGGCATCTGTATTGGTTACGGAACTAAAGTCAATATCTAAATCCTCTCCGCTAGTATTGGTTACTTGGTAACCGTCTTGTTGCATTATTTTGGTAAACGGATTCTCTACCCCTAAATCTAGTATAGACTCATTGGTGTTGATGTGTTTACGTAAAAATTGTAATGTATGCTTGTAGCGTTTGTTCGGAAAAGTGTTCTCGTACATGTTTAGATTCTATATACCATTGCATTGACGTTCATTCCGGCGCCAACACTAGCAAAGATAACAACATCTCCCTTTTTAATTTCCTGATTTTCTAATTTACCGTCTTTTACTAGATCAAATAATGTAGGTATGGTAGCAACTGAACTGTTTCCTAATTTAGAAATACTCATGGGCATAACGCCTTCGGGCATTTCTTTGCCATATATTTTGTAGAAGCGTTTTACTATAGCTTCATCCATTTTTTCGTTTGCCTGATGAATAAAAATCTTCTTTACCTCTTCAATTTTAATACCGCTGTTATCTAAGCACGAAGCCATTGCGGGTGGTACGTTGGTGACAGCAAATTCGTAAATCTTTCTGCCGAACATTTTTATATAATAGGCTTTCTTTTCATCTTCTTTGTTATAAGATTCTCCAAAAAATAGATAGTTGGCTTCGTCAATTGCAAAGGTTGCCGACTCATGAGCAATGATTTCACCGCCATCAATAGATTCTTCTACAATAGCCGCACCTGCTCCGTCCGAATAAATCATAGAATCACGATCATTGTCATCTACAATTCTTGATAAAGTTTCCGCTCCAATAACCAGGCATTTTTTTGCTATACCACTTTTGATGAATGCATTGGCTTGGATCATACCTTCTAACCAACCTGGACAACCAAATATTAAGTCATAAGCAACACATTTAGGATTTTTTATCTGTAATTGGTGTTTTACCCTAGTAGCTAAACTTGGTAGGGTGTCACCTTGTATATACCCGTCTTTAAGGTCTCCAAAATTGTGGGCAACTATAATATAGTCTATCGTTTCTTTGTCTACTTTGGCATTTTCTATAGCCTTTTCCGCGGCGAAAAAAGCTAGGTTGGAAGTAGTGTATTTTTTGGGAGCATATCGCCTTTCTTCAATACCGGTTATGGCTTTGAACTTCTCAATAATAACCTCGTTGTCGTGTTTAAAAGAACTACCGTCTAAATTTAAAAAATTATGGTTATTAAAATCTGTATTAGAAACTTTTAAATCAGGAATATAACTTCCCGTTCCCGTAATTGATATGCTCATTTTTAAATTTTGATTTGTAACCGAAATTTAATCAAATTGTAAAAATATTATATGCATGCATAATAAATTTTACGATGGTCAAGCCATTTTATTTTAAATACGGAGTATAAAAAAAGCCTTTTCAAAATGGTGAAAAGGCTTTGTAGTATGGGTTTGTAGCTATTATTCAGTTTCCATATACGCTTCTATGGGTGCGCAAGTACAAATTAAATTACGGTCTCCATATGCATCGTCAACTCTACGTACAAATGGCCAAAATTTATTATCGGCAATGTAGGGTAGAGGAAAAGTTGCTTTTTGTCTGGAATATGGAAATTGCCAATCATCCGTGGTAGCCATTTCTAAAGTGTGCGGTGCATTTTTAAGTACATTATTTGGCTCGTCAATATTTGATTCGTCAATTTCTGCACGGATAGATGACATGGCATCACAAAAGCGGTCTAATTCAGCTAAATTTTCGCTTTCGGTAGGTTCTATCATCACCGTTCCTGCTACAGGAAAAGAAACTGTTGGTGCGTGAAAACCATAATCCATAAGTCGTTTTGCAATATCCGTAACTTCTATGCCATTTTTTTTGAATGGTCTACAGTCCAAGATCATTTCATGGGCAGCTCTTCCTTTTTCACCTGTATAAAGTACATCGAACTTACCTTCAAGTTTATGCTTAATATAGTTGGCGTTAAGAATTGCAATTTTTGTAGATTGAGTTAGACCTTGCTCTCCTAACATTTTAATATATCCGTAGGAAATAAGGCAAACCAATGAGCTTCCCCATGGTGCTGCGGAAATAGCCGTAATAGCATCTTCACCACCAGTTGTTATTACCGGGTTACTTGGTAAAAATGGTACTAATTGTGGAGCTACACATATTGGACCAACACCAGGACCACCACCACCATGTGGTATGGCAAAAGTCTTGTGAAGGTTCAGGTGACAAACATCTGCACCAATAGTTGCAGGATTAGTTAAGCCTACTTGGGCATTCATGTTGGCACCATCCATATAAACTTGTCCGCCATGATCATGAATTAATTTTGTAATCTGTTTAATCGATGATTCAAATACACCATGCGTAGAAGGGTAGGTTACCATCAAGGCAGCTAATTTGTCTGAGTGTAATTTTGCTTTCTCTTCTAGGTCGGCAACATCGATATTTCCTTTTTCATCCGTTTTGGTTACCACAACTTTCATGCCTGCCATTACCGCAGAAGCCGGGTTGGTACCATGTGCAGATGAAGGAATCAAGCAAATATTTCTTTCAGATTCTCCTCTAGATTCGTGATAAGCTCTAATAACCATTAATCCTGCATATTCTCCTTGTGCGCCAGAGTTTGGTTGTAATGATGTATCTGCAAAACCTGTAATAACTGAAAGATCTTTTGCAAGTTCTCTTAATATGGTTTGGTATCCTTCCGCTTGGTCTACCGGTACAAATGGGTGAATATTTCCCCAGTTAGATGAACTTAAAGGTAGCATTTCACTAGCTGCGTTTAACTTCATGGTACAGCTTCCTAAAGAAATCATGCTATGGTTAAGGGCTAGATCTTTGCGTTCTAGTTTTTTAATGTAACGCATTAATTCAGTCTCTGAGTGATAAGAATTAAACACCTTGTTCTCCATGAAAGAACTGCTGCGCTGAATATTATTTGGTATTGAAGTTGAGTCTAGTAAGTTTGTGACTTCTGGTGCTGACTTGCCAAGAGCCTCCGCGAAAATAGATATAATCTGATTAAGGTCTTTTAAAGAAGTAGCTTCATTGACCGCAATGGAAATAGTATCATTATCTACATAGTAGAAGTTTACTTCATTAGCTTCGGCTATTGTGCGTATTTTTTTAGCATCTGCCTTTACCGTTATAGTATCAAAATAAGCAGAATTTATTTGATAAATACCCAAGTTTTCCAAAGCATCTACCAAAGTAACCGCCGTAGCATGAATTTTTGAGGCTATATATTTAAGTCCTTTTGGGCCGTGGTATACACCGTACATACCCGCCATTACGGCAAGCAAAACCTGTGCGGTACAAATGTTGGAAGTTGCTTTATCTCTCTTTATATGCTGTTCTCTGGTTTGCAAAGCCATTCTTAAAGCTGGCTTACCATCAGTATCTTTTGTTACACCGATTATTCTCCCTGGAATATTTCTTTTAAATTCTTCTTTAGTGGCAAAGAATGCTGCGTGAGGACCACCATAACCAAGCGGAATGCCAAATCGTTGCGTGGTACCTACAACTACGTCTACACCAAAATCTCCTGGAGAAGTCAATAATACTAAGCTCATGATATCTGCAGCTACGGCTACTTTTATATCATTTTCTTTTGCTTTGGCTACAAAACCAGCATAATCATACACTTGTCCATATTTACCAGGGTATTGTAATAAGGCACCATAAAAATCAGAACTGAAGTCGAACTCTTCGTGGTTGCCTATAACCAATTCAATTCCTAATGGAATGGAACGTGTTTTTAAAAGTGATAATGTTTGCGGTAATATTTCTTCGGATACAAAGAATTTTACAATGGCATTCTTTTTCTGTTCACGACTTCTAACATCAAAAAGCATGGTCATGGCTTCTGCTGCTGCCGTACTTTCATCTAGTAGGGAAGCGTTGGCCAATTTCATACCTGTTAAATCCGATACAATGGTTTGGAAGTTTAATAATGCTTCTAATCTACCTTGGGCAATTTCCGCTTGGTACGGAGTATATGCCGTATACCATCCCGGATTTTCTAGTATGTTTCTTTTGATTACTGACGGAATCAAACTTTCATGATATCCTAAACCGATATAGGTTCTGAAAACCTTGTTCTTTTTTGATAACTCCTCCGTGTGGGCAAGAAACTTATGCTCACTCATAGCAGGATCAAGTTGTAGAGGCTCTTTTAAACGAATATGATCTGGTATGGTCTCAAAAATAAGCTGTTCCAGATGTTCAACACCTACCGTGTTGAACATGGTATTTAAATCTTCTTCCCTAATGCCGATATGGCGTAAAGCAAACACGTCAGTCTTCATAGATACTATTGTTATATAAAGTGTAAAATTACCACTTTTATGTGTTTTAATTAGTGCCATAAGATGCTCATAACTTGAAAGTTTTTAACCAAAACAAAAGGTTATAAACACTTTAACTACTTTTGTTTAATGACCATGATCAAAAAGATTTTTGATTTTTACCTAGATGCTAGTATTCATGTTGCTTTGGCAATATTTAGCTTGGTTCATGTTACCGCACTAACATTAAACATAACCGTACAGATAGAACTCTATTTTTTTATTTTTTTCGGGTCTGTTGGCTGCTATAATTTTGTAAAATTTGGGGTAGAAGCAGAGAAGTATATTCTCGTGGTTAATACATATCAAAAAAACATTCAGTTTTTTAGTTTTGGATGCCTGTTGGTTGCAGGGTATCAATTGTTTTTTCTATCTGAAAGGGTATTTGTGTGGCTATTTATTTTAGCGGCAGTTACTGGACTCTATGCTTTGCCGGTATTACCAAGGCATAAAAATTTTAGAAGTTTCAGCGGATTGAAAATTTTAATTGTCGCTGCGGTCTGGGCCGGTGCTACAGTGCTATTACCAGCTATTTCTGTCTTAGATGAAATTTCTTGGAATGTAAAAATTGAGACGATACAGCGATTTCTTTTTGTATTGATACTTTTGGTACCGTTTGAGATAAGAGACTTAAAATATGATAGTGCAGCACTTAAGACTTTGCCACAAAGGGTGGGCGTAAATGGAACCAAAATGATAGGGTACGGTTGGACAATTCTTTTCTACGCTATTACTTTCTTGAAAACGGATTTAAACCTGGTTCATATTGCTGTAAAAACCATTTTGTTTATCGTGTTATTGCTAATGCTGCTTAAAACGGGAACTAGTCAAAAGAAATACTTCTCGTCTTTTTGGGTAGAAGCAATACCATTGTTTTGGTGGTTACTTTTTATAATTAGTAAAAAGTGTACTATTTAGCTTTTTTAAAATTTTCTTTCATCTTCTTTTTTTCATCATCTGTCAAAACAGCCAATCTTGCTTGATTGCAAAGAGATGTTAATTTAGTATTGTCCTTACTATGCTTTGCACAGGTTTTGCACATAAGTAAATGAAACTTTAATTTTATTTTATCCCAATTAGAAGCTTCTTCGTATTGAGTTTTGTTGCAAATAACTGCCGCCTTTTCACATGAAATCATCATAACTAAAACCAATTTTGATTTAAACAACCCATTAAGCCTGTTCTGGCTCTATGTATCATTACCCAAAGGTTAGACGCATTAATCCCTAAAGCATTACAAATATCTTCAGTTTCCATTCCTTCTATTGTTTTCATGGTGAAAACTTGAGCTTGTTTTTTAGGTAATTTAGAGATGCATTTTTGAATGGCAAGACCTAATTCTTCATTCTCGATTTCATCGTTTTCGAAATTGCTATTAGGGTCTGCAATGCGTTCTTCCATCCAGTCACCCTCTGCATCGGTCTGTGAGCTGTAACTCATGCGAACTTCTGCCTTACCTTTTTTCGAATTTATTTTACGATAATGATCAATGACTTTACGTTTTAGAATTGCAATTAGCCAAGTGCGTTCTGCTGCGTCCCCTTTAAAATTTTTAGCAGATTTTAGACCTGCTATAAAAGTATCTTGAACAAGATCTTTTGCTATTTCTGCATCACTTACCCTTGTAATGGCGTAATTAAATAGGTAATCTGCATAGAGATCTACCCATTTGTCAGGATTTAGGTTTTTTGTTTCCATTGTTTTTCTGCGATTCAAAAGTAAATTAATTTTAGTTATATTTTTTATTTTTAACGTAAATGTTAAAATAATAAGAAAAATACTACTTTTTACTTTGTCTTTTATCGTCTAGGTGAAATTTGCTCCAATGGAATTGGAATTTATGTTAAATTTTTTGGGTGATGAAGCCTCCAAGGAAGTTTTAATAATTGTAAGAACTCTACATGACTCTAAGAAAAGAGGTATATGAAAGAGCTTTGAACATCTATTGGTTTTTCAGTCAATTTAATGACTAAGTACTAGTTTTAGATAAGAATAAAAAAATAAGTTTACTGTAAAAAAGAGGGGGAGTTTAAAATCTCAAACTAAGTTAGCAGAACATGGCTTTAATAATGTTGGGGATTTACAAGTTGATTTCGAAGCTTTTTTCGTGCTAAAACATCTATAAATATATTTATAATTCAGCTAGAATTTTAGTTAATTGATTGTCTTTTATTGGTTTAACAATGTAATCAGTTACCTCTTTTATCATTTTTGCCTTTTCAAAATCTACTAAGTCTACAGAAGAGGACAAGATGTAAATGGTAATTTTTTTAGAAAATTTGGGTAATAACTTTATATATTCGTCCATAAATCTATAGCCATCCATTACAGGCATGTTTATGTCTAGAAAAACAATATCAGGTAGCTCATATCTCTCACTTATATTTTCATTAAAAAAACTCATCGCTTCGGCTCCATCTGTAAATGGAATAATCTTTCCAACAGATTTGTGTGCTTCTAAGGTGTGGAATATGGTGTATTGAAAAACCTCGTCATCATCAATTACGCAAACTTTGATATTATTGTCCATCTTATTGTTAATTAAAAGAAATATTAAATGTTGTTCCTTTGTTAACTTCACTATCAACAGATATTGAGCCACCCATTGAAACTATTTGTGCCTTAGTCAAAAATAGCCCTAGTCCTCTAGCTTCCGGATGTTTATGGAAAACTTTGTTGAGACCAAATATTTTGTTTCCGTGAATTTTCATATCGATACCCAATCCATTATCCTTGAATTTTAAAAGTACTTTTCCATTTACTATTTCAGATGATATAAAAATTTTAGGTACTCTATCTGGTGATTTGTATTTTAAAGAATTACTAACTAAATTAAGAAAAATACTTTCTAAATAGATAGGATTATATTTTACATTTTTAGCTTTTGTGAAATTGCAGGTAACAACCCCTCCTGTTTCTATTAGTTCTGCAGCTAAAATTTCTTTGATTTTATGTAAGATTTGCTCTAAAGAAAGTTCTTGTTTAATAATAACAGCGTTATGCTTTATGGTTATCGTCTCTATTAGAGCATTAAGTGTATCTGATAAGTGTTCTATTACAGTTTCAAATTTGCCAAAAATTTCTAGTTTCTTATCTTTATTATCGGTTTTGTTGTAAAGATTTAAAAGGGCGTTTAAATTGCTGACGGGAGAGCGTAAATTGTGTGATGTAATATGATTGAATTCTGCAAGTTGTTTGTTTTTTGAAATTAATGTTTTCGTTGATTTTTCCAAATGTTTGTTGGTTTCTAGAATCTTCTGTTGTGATAGTATTTCATCTGTAATATCTCTACATGAACCAATAATTTCTGTAATTGTTCCACTTTCATTGGTGATTACCTTGCCTACAATTTCAATAAATCTTTGGTCTCCATTGTCTAAAATTGCGCGTTGTGTAAATTTTTTGAATTCTTTAGTGGTAATTGCTTTATTCTTCTTGTTTATTAATAATTC includes:
- a CDS encoding isoprenyl transferase, which codes for MSDINDIDKLNVPKHLAIIMDGNGRWAKERGKLRVFGHEHGVKTVRIVVEQCVQLKVEYLTLYTFSTENWNRPKIEVQTLMRLLVSSLKKELKTFNKNNVRLNTIGNIDALPAKAYKELVEVMDQTKQNTGMTLTLALSYGAREELQSMVKEISTKVKNNIISIENIDQEIINSHLYTHDLPDVDLLIRTSGEHRISNFLLWQIAYAELYFIDVYWPDFREHHLVEAIKNYQNRERRFGKTSEQLT
- a CDS encoding BamA/OMP85 family outer membrane protein codes for the protein MTRFISLNHFLTTLLFLTTFIAAAQDASYEDGKSYILGGLDVTGLQSYNEQTVKTYTGLRVGQPITLPGEQISEVIKKLWGLELFSEIDIFITNIEENTVFLELNIIERPTLTNVKFYGVKKGKVESLIKDTDLKKGKKITESLISNSKNYITNKYKKQGYLNADVNIATSKDTTDTNTQYMVVNVNKGDKVKIRDIIFEGNEQLSDKKLRKALKNTKKKKFGRFWKKSKYIQEDYEEDLGLLVDKFAENGYRDARVLSDSIIKVDENNIDLKIKVEEGDKYYFGNIDFVGNTVYTDRQLNRVLGIQKGDTYNGVLLRERIADNSKPDPSDVTSLYQNNGYLFSTINPVEMSAANDTIDFEIRIIEGKETFLDHVTVSGNDKTNDHVIYRELRTRPGQKYNKADIIRTIRELGQLGFFDAEQITPDVLNANPNEGTVDLAWNLVESGSSQIELQGGYGGGGFIGTLGLSFSNFSIQNLFNGEKYKPVPMGDGQTFALRLQASQTYRVYSLNFAEPWLGGKKPVRFNLSMSRTQQFAASFDTSGDIDIDKDQQFSITGITAGLAKRVQWPDDFFTISHSLSYQLYDFRNYNIGLFNFGDGKANSLAYTFGISRSSQGPSRIFPMSGSTFEMSAKFTPPWSLFSNKDYRSLQDRSDEIEDIASVNRTAAEQAELEEIDQERFRWLEYYKVKFKGDWYTTLVDKLVLRSNAEFGFLGNYNSAVGDVPFERFYVGGDGLGNFTLDGRDVVQLRGYDEQAITPYSDDGSVEGALLYNKFSLELRYPLTLKPSASIYGLAFLEGGNSFNNFQNFNPFELKRSAGVGLRIFMPAFGLLGIDFGYGFDEDLNPASSGQGPSGWQTHFIIGQQF
- a CDS encoding OmpH family outer membrane protein; protein product: MSTKTRVLLVVSVIFMTMQGFAQRGVRMAYVDMEYILQNVDEYREATEQLETKVQRWKIEVEQKQSVVEQMKKDLMAEKVLLTPELIEEREEEIQILEREMIEYQQDRFGPQGDLVLQKRRLIQPIQDQVFNEVQKIGTNKKYDFIFDKSADVVMLYSEKRHDISDLVLRGIARTRKISKPTKKSNDRSRLDDFEGEEEEEVSEALQERLDKATQAAETREKSAADAKAEQLKLREERKKAYEERRKKLLEEREAKRQEKLKERSDNKEEENSDTEKDDNGTI
- a CDS encoding OmpH family outer membrane protein gives rise to the protein MKQVKQIVVALLLFVATTSFVNAQSKVAHIDVTQLLSAMPEMKAAEAELKKLQETYNADIEGSMTELRNKYTQYQNEAAAKSKEENEKRAVELQGYEKNIGEAQQRAQQEFQKKQAELFAPISEKAKAAIEQVAAAQGFDYVIDAQAGGGLIVAKGKDLLADVKKQLGF
- a CDS encoding glycosyltransferase family 2 protein, yielding MDYYIVIPIHNEEAFLKSTLDSILQQTLLPKEVILINDNSTDNTESIIDQYCSGNTLFKKLNSTSSTQHMPGSKVINAFNKGLNLLDNNYDFIVKLDADVILPSNYFEVISAHFKTNKNLGIAGGFIYEQNSTGKWVLNHPMDKDHVRGAIKAYSKACFKAIDGLKNAMGWDTVDELLARFHEFSILTDSQLKVKHLRPTGKAYNAKAKRLQGKAMYSMRYGFIITTIASLKMALKNKSIKSFWNNMLGYIQATRNNTAYLVTEEEGKFIKDLRWKNIRRKIKS
- a CDS encoding methyltransferase — translated: MYENTFPNKRYKHTLQFLRKHINTNESILDLGVENPFTKIMQQDGYQVTNTSGEDLDIDFSSVTNTDAEVMTAFEIFEHLLAPLHLLSNSKSKKLVASIPLKLWFSPAYRSKTDKWDRHYHEFEDWQFDWLLEKAGWEIQDSMKWTNPVKKLGFRPFLRLFTPRYYIVYATRK